Proteins from a genomic interval of Nitrospinota bacterium:
- the rpsK gene encoding 30S ribosomal protein S11 has protein sequence MAEKKQAKAAPVKKRVKKVGTIGVAHVRSTFNNTIVTISDPSGNTVAWSSAGNQGFKGSRKSTPFAAQMAAENAAKKALDMGMRKVEVYIKGPGAGREAAVRALQSAGLEIDIIRDVTPIPHNGCRPSKRRRV, from the coding sequence ATGGCTGAGAAGAAGCAGGCGAAAGCGGCCCCCGTCAAAAAGCGGGTGAAAAAGGTCGGGACGATAGGCGTCGCCCACGTCCGCTCCACGTTCAACAACACTATAGTCACCATATCGGACCCTTCGGGGAACACGGTGGCGTGGTCGTCGGCGGGGAACCAGGGATTCAAGGGATCCCGCAAGAGCACCCCTTTCGCGGCGCAGATGGCGGCGGAGAACGCGGCCAAGAAGGCGCTGGACATGGGGATGAGGAAAGTGGAAGTTTACATCAAGGGCCCCGGGGCGGGCAGGGAAGCGGCCGTCCGGGCGCTTCAGTCCGCCGGGCTTGAGATAGACATAATCAGGGATGTTACCCCGATACCGCACAACGGATGCCGCCCTTCAAAGCGGCGCCGGGTGTGA
- the map gene encoding type I methionyl aminopeptidase: MAIHYRTGEEIDKIRAANQIVVAAHKRLAQIIRPGISTLELDREAEQVIRDLGGRPSFKGYRGFPATLCVSINDEVVHGIPGKRELVEGDIAGLDLGAEKEGYFGDAARTLPVGEISPAAKKLLEVTRDALMNGISKARPGAHLSDISHAVETHAEAAGFSVVTAFVGHGIGTSPHEDPQVPNFGRPGRGPVLKKGMVLAIEPMVNAGGPNIRILPDKWTVVTADGSLSAHFEHSIAIVEGGVEILSEFD; the protein is encoded by the coding sequence ATGGCGATACATTACAGGACCGGCGAGGAGATAGACAAAATCCGCGCGGCCAACCAGATCGTGGTGGCGGCCCATAAAAGACTGGCGCAGATCATCAGGCCGGGGATAAGCACATTGGAGCTGGACCGGGAGGCCGAGCAGGTGATCCGGGACTTGGGGGGGCGTCCTTCCTTCAAGGGATACAGGGGATTTCCCGCCACACTTTGCGTTTCCATAAACGACGAGGTGGTCCACGGCATCCCCGGCAAACGGGAACTTGTGGAGGGGGACATCGCGGGGCTCGACCTCGGGGCTGAAAAAGAAGGATACTTTGGGGACGCCGCGCGGACATTGCCAGTGGGGGAGATAAGCCCGGCGGCGAAAAAGCTGCTCGAAGTGACGCGCGATGCGCTGATGAACGGGATAAGCAAGGCCCGGCCCGGGGCGCATTTATCGGACATATCCCACGCCGTGGAGACGCATGCGGAAGCGGCCGGGTTTTCGGTGGTGACGGCGTTCGTCGGGCACGGCATAGGCACATCGCCCCACGAGGACCCGCAGGTGCCAAACTTCGGCAGGCCCGGGCGCGGCCCGGTGCTCAAAAAAGGGATGGTGCTGGCCATCGAGCCGATGGTCAACGCAGGCGGGCCGAACATACGGATACTGCCGGACAAATGGACCGTGGTGACCGCCGACGGCTCGCTTTCGGCGCATTTTGAGCACTCGATAGCGATAGTGGAAGGCGGCGTGGAAATATTAAGTGAATTTGATTGA
- the rpsM gene encoding 30S ribosomal protein S13 — MARIAGIDIPREKRVEVALTYIYGIGPSTARKILGEANVNADTRVKDLTDQDVNHLRSIIEKQYQVEGDLRREGQLNVKRLMDIGCYRGLRHRKGLPVRGQRTRTNARTRKGPPKTAGSGRRKEAKK, encoded by the coding sequence ATGGCCCGTATCGCCGGGATAGACATCCCCAGGGAAAAGAGGGTTGAAGTTGCGCTGACCTATATTTATGGGATCGGCCCGAGCACCGCGCGCAAGATATTGGGCGAGGCCAACGTCAACGCGGACACGAGGGTGAAGGACCTGACGGACCAGGACGTCAACCACCTTCGCAGCATCATAGAGAAGCAATACCAGGTGGAGGGGGACCTTCGCAGGGAAGGGCAGCTAAACGTAAAGCGGCTCATGGACATCGGCTGCTACCGCGGTCTGCGGCATCGCAAGGGGCTTCCCGTGCGCGGCCAGCGGACACGGACGAACGCCCGCACCCGCAAGGGCCCGCCGAAGACGGCCGGTTCGGGCAGGCGCAAAGAGGCGAAGAAATAA
- the rpmJ gene encoding 50S ribosomal protein L36, whose amino-acid sequence MKVRSSVKPICDKCKVVKRAGVIRVICENPKHKQRQG is encoded by the coding sequence ATGAAAGTCAGGTCGTCGGTCAAGCCGATTTGCGACAAGTGCAAGGTGGTCAAGCGCGCGGGAGTGATCCGCGTGATATGCGAAAACCCGAAGCACAAGCAGCGGCAAGGCTAG